The stretch of DNA tatatatacatatatatacatatatatatatatatatatatatatatatatatatatatatatatattagagggatATATGCGTGAATGTATATATTTAGTTTCAAATAAATCGATTCCAGTAAATATAGTTTTatgttagtagttttttttttttattatttcattttatgtaGAGAGTCGAATGATATCAGGGACGAGGTCAAttctaaaaatacataaaaactcaAAACCGTTTTTTCGCTCGTTTAATTAGATATTGTTACCAGGTTCCTgaagaatgagttttttttttttttatcataaaaggggGACGAAAACGTAGAGATTGATCAAAAGCTAGATTTGAGTTTGgctgtaaaaaataatttttaaattgatggttttaaattttattatttatccaTCAATATTTCTGTCTAtttacctgtctatctatctatctatctgtctatatgatATAGAGTTTTATAGCCTTGCTTTCTTATTTCTAACATGTTTACTTTTGTTTCTATGGTGtgttctgtgtttttttttatagatatataataacaccaagtaaagaaatatattatcatatcactatgtattaatctatttatttcctttcctcactgggttattttacctgttggaggccttgggcttataacatcttgctttgccaactagggttgtagcttagataataataataataataataataataataataataataataataataataataatgataataataataatctgtgaaaTTGAAATATTCTCTAATACTACTAATAGCCTAATAATTACgcagtcatcatcgtcatcatcatcagccgttgctagtccactgcaggacaagtgcctcagacatgtccttccactcgcgtctgtttatggtcttgctgTACTAATCTATGCCTGCAAACTTCGACAGCTctgtgagttataactagcttatgctccaaggctttagtaaggctccaagtttctgatccataagttgatactggtcAGACCTattgattaagtacttttctttttagagaaagtggcactttactTCTCAGAATTCctattttaccaaaagctctccatcccatgtttatttttcttttaatttcggtctcattccGGGGGACACACTTACTGTCTCTCCTGAGtacgtatattctttaacaatctctagaggttcgtccataaccgttatttattgtctctatattttcattgtacattaccttagttttactcatattcattttcagtcctacatttccactttctctattcaaatcttttatcatcatctgcaattcctcccatgatttactaaacacaacagTGTCATCGGCCAATCTAAACTTGTTAAGGAACTCCCAATTAATATTATTTGCTAAAATTTCATTGCTGGACAATCAAACTTACCTGCACGATAGTATCCGAAACTCATGGCTTTAGACGGAGGTCGGCGCATCAGAGATAAGGCTACCAGGGAGACTATGAATCCGCAGAAGTCGCTCAGGAGATGCCCAGCATCTGAGAGGACGGCCAAACTGGAAGAGTAATAGCCTCCGACGTATTCCAGAACCTGGAATGTAGAAAAGAAGAATTACGGAGGTGCTAAGATGCTTAACTGGAAGAACATGGAaattaaatatcaagatgtcttaaaaatgttttaaaggtcgctcatgattggcagtgacaagggacagtgataatgtcttaacaggacaattccctagagactgattatatatacatatgatcagcacccaagctccctctccacccaagataggactagACACAGTATATccatctgttttatttatatatacattatatatatatatatatatatatatatgtgtgtgtgtgtgtgtgtgtgtgtgtatatatatatatatatatatatatatatatatatatatatatttatatatatgtattatatgtgtaatatatatatatatatatatatatattatatatatatgtgtgtgtgtgtgtgtgtgggtgtgtgtatatatatatatatatatatatatatatatatatatatatatatatatatatatatatatatatatatatatatatattatatgtgtgtgtgtgtccagacacttgctttttattataaatatctatCGATTATCAAAATATACGTCATATACACaatacaaataaacatacataccaCATACCTTGCACATGTTTACTGCGCAGTCACACATGCAAAAAAGCTCCCACGAATAAAATTCCACTTCAGCAACCATGAATGATAGCATCTATTAGCTTATAAAAAGTAAACCTATATCTATGACGTTCAAAAGCACATAGCTAAAAATAACCACGAGCGGTGGAAAATctgtattctgtgtatatatgaacTTGTATATATGAACTTAGCCAGAAGCTAAATATTACCGCCTTTNNNNNNNNNNNNNNNNNNNNNNNNNNNNNNNNNNNNNNNNNNNNNNNNNNNNNNNNNNNNNNNNNNNNNNNNNNNNNNNNNNNNNNNNNNNNNNNNNNNNNNNNNNNNNNNNNNNNNNNNNNNNNNNNNNNNNNNNNNNNNNNNNNNNNNNNNNNNNNNNNNNNNNNNNNNNNNNNNNNNNNNNNNNNNNNNNNNNNNNNNNNNNNNNNNNNNNNNNNNNNNNNNNNNNNNNNNNNNNNNNNNNNNNNNNNNNNNNNNNNNNNNNNNNNNNNNNNNNNNNNNNNNNNNNNNNNNNNNNNNNNNNNNNNNNNNNNNNNNNNNNNNNNNNNNNNNNNNNNNNNNNNNNNNNNNNNNNNNNNNNNNNNNNNNNNNNNNNNNNNNNNNNNNNNNNNNNNNNNNNNNNNNNNNNNNNNNNNNNNNNNNNNNNNNNNNNNNNNNNNNNNNNNNNNNNNNNNNNNNNNNNNNNNNNNNNNNNNNNNNNNNNNNNNNNNNNNNNNNNNtttacacacacacgcacattaccCACCAATAACCAGATGAGCAGACAGGGCGTTTTTATCCAGCGTCAGAGACCAGATATGAAGGTTGTGAACGGCCCTAACCCCGGGGAGTCCTTCCAGATCGTTCAGGAGCGCCATGTAATCCACGTTCCTAGGGGTTCCTTCCATCAGGATGTGGGCCAGGTCACGTATTATCGGCAGAGTGGTTACGATCACGATGAGAGCGAAGACGAACGTGAGAATTGGGTCCGCTATTTTCAATTCGGGCTGGGTAGAGAGGGAGAAGAAAGCAGGTGAAGGAAAGGTGTGCTTTTTGGGgtgattttgtgtgtatatatatatatatttatatatatatatatatatatatgtgtgtgtgtgtgtgtatatatatatatatatgtatgtattatatatatgtatatatatatacaggtatgtatatatatatacattatatatatatatatatatatatatataatttaaattgggttggtattttgagttttattttttttatggaatataaaaggaaaagaattaTCTTGAGTGAAAATtacaaagtgtttatatatatatatatatatatatatgtatatatatatatatgtatatatatatatatatatatatgtatataacatcacatcatcatcatcagccgttactagtccgctgTAGAACATGTTCTTTCACTTGCATcggttatatgatatatatatatatatatattatatatatatacatacatatatatatatatatatatatatataatatatacatggagAGGATCTAAGGAATGCCAGTGAAGTGACAGCCGATATCGTGGggaaattaaactctctctctctctctctctctctctctctctctctctgtttgtgtatatatatatatgttgtgtatgtatgtatgtatgtatgtgtgtatatatatatatatatatatatgtatgtatatatatacatatatatatgtatatatatatgtatatatatatgtatatatatatgagagagagagagagagagagagagagagagagagagagagagacctattcttTATCATAGAGGGGAAATGTTAAAGTAGGAATcagaaaaaaatcatgaataatcaTGAATTTATGACACCAATGAACTTTTTCTATCTTGCCATTTTCATTTTAatcatgacatgaaaaaaaaaaactgttttgaaaTTGAATCATAACTGTGGAATTCAGAGCTAAGGGTTGCCAAATCTTTAGTGCAATAAATATAAATCGTTATATTTTcctctatctttatatataaatatttttacattgaTATACTTATTCCAGCGTCCTATCTTGCCTACATTAATTTAACACGGACATTGATATGtttaattaaatcatatttttagatatttattttttaattttttgtacacAAATACGTGTGTTTTTAAGTGTTTTATGTCATGCGAAGGGAATATGAACGTATTAAATCAAATGTTAATAATCACTTcgcgttgattattattattattattattattattactattattattatttttattatttttattattattattggtttttttttgttgaatagggaaatattattattattattattattattattattattattattattattagtattagtattattatttaaagATCTTATCATTAAGAATTATCTTAATAAAAGCAGAGAaaagggaaatattattattattattatttttgttgttgttgttgttgttgtttagcttCTGTATAAAATTCTTATTAAGGAGCTGGAATCATCTTGAATAAAAACCGAAAAACAAATGAGAATCTAATCCTACATTTACTAAAAGACAGAAAACTCAAATAAGAATAaagacatcgagagagagagagagagagaaagagagagagagagagagagagagagagagagagagagagagagagagagtcgttggtttatgtaaatttatgaatataGTATTTGATATctttgaaaaatataatatatacatgataatacatacaaagagagagagagagagagagagagagagagagagagagagaagggggcagtGGTTTACATGAATATAGTATTTGATATCATTGAAAGATATAAGACACATGAcaatgcatacagagagagagagagagagagagagagagagagagagagagagagtattttcaccTTAAATTTGACGACCAGCGCTGCAATGAGAACAGCCACTGTTTGCAGCGTGTCGGCCACGATATGAATAAGGGCGGCCCGAACGTTGATACTCTTCCCGCTACTCTTGTGGGCACCGTGGTAGAAGCCGCTGCACCCACACCCGTGAAGAATGCCTGCGATGCTAGGATAGAAATACATCAATAAATAGATGGGGACAAATAAACAAGTGatctaataaatgaataattatgtcCCGGggtaaaaataaatcaatcaatagatGGGGACAAATAAACAAGTGATGTAGTAGATGAATAATTATGTCTTATGATAAAGAATAGATCAATCAATAAATGGTGAAATAAATACACAATTGatgtaataaatgaataattatgtcCCGGGGTAAAAATAAATCAATCTATAGATggtgaaataaatacaaaatatatctaataaatgaataattatgtcCCGGggtaaaaataaatcaatcaatagatGGGGACAAATAAACAAGTGatctaataaatgaataattatgttCTATGATAAAGAATAAATCAATCAATAGATGGGGATAAATAAACAAGTTATCTAATAAATGAACAATTATGTCTTAggataaaaataaatcaatcaatagatggtgaaataaataaaaaaattatctaataaatgaataattatgtcttatgataaagaataaatcattcaataaatggtaaaataaataaacaattgatgtaataaatgaataattatgtcTTAGGATAAATAATAAATCTATCAATAGatggttaaataaataaaaaaaataacctaataaatgaataattatgtcttataataaagaataaatcaatcaataaatggtGAAATAAATACACAATTGatgtaataaatgaataattatctcctaagataaaaataaatcaacagatggtgaaataaataaaaaacacaattgatgtaataaatgaataattatgtccttggataaaaataaatcaatcaatagatGGGGATAAATAAACAGGTGATCTAATAAATGAATGATTGTGTCTTATGATAaggaataaatcaatcaataaatggtGAAATAAATACACAATTGATGtaataattgaataattatgtCCTTGGATAAAAATGAATTAATCAATAGATggtgaaataaatacaaaatatatctaataaatgaataattatgtcTTATGATAAAGAATAAATCAATCAATAGAAGGGTGaattaaataagaaatttatttaataaatgaataattatgtcctaggataaaaaataaatcaatcgatagatggtgaaataaataaaaaatttatctaataattgaataattatgtccaaggataaaaataaatcaatcaatagatggggataaataaacaaatgatgtaataattgaataattatgtcgatacgatatatatatatatatatatatattgtctcatttcgtcatcatcatcatcatcatcatcatcatctccccctacgcctattgacgcaaagggcctcgtattTAGATCActaaaataaaattatactttttatCAAAACTACACATTAACCACCAAAAAAAGTCTGTTTATAGGTAAatgcattcattcatacatacatacatacatacatacatacatacatacaacctaTAGAATTTCTCTATTTGGTTGAGATAATTATTTCGAAATGAGATTAATAAATTAAATACACCAAGGACTTGCGTATTAACTGTATATAACTGAATTAGTAAAtaacgttatttttatttttatttcactagCAACTTTTCTGAAAACTATTTCAACTTTAAAGGACATATTCACTTTTaagtttttaaatttaatttccttttattctttatttattacaaatgatatcggtgtcaatgtcCCTCAATGAATGTCAGGATGcatgaaaactctaaatcaatcaatcaattaatcttaaAACACAAATCAAATAAtcaatttaaaacaaataaaaccatTTGCTTGtaaggttttaaattgaattggttttattctttatttataaacaaacaatatctgtgtcaatgaccttagatgccaggataccagaaaacttaaaatcaaccaattaatcaattaatataaaTCTTAAAACACAAATAAAACCATTTGCTTTAAAGGTTttagatttaatttccttttattatatatttatgaacaaacaatatcggcgccaatgaccttcgatatcatgTTGCCTGAAagctcaaaatcaatcaattaatcttaaAACAGAAATAAACCAGATATAAAACACTTGTCTTAAATCCTCACACGATGTTAATCCCGATGCCAATGCTAGCCATGGCAAGCATAACGTCTGGATCCAGGTTGTAGTCTGGGTTCATGAGCCTCTGGACTGCTGCGGCCACCAGCAGTCCAGTCACTACCCATACGATCAGCACGGAGGCCACTGAACCGAGAACCTCTGTAGGATAGAAAAAAAATGGGAAGTTAGTTCTTGCTTGAAGAAGTTGGACTTGGGTGATGTTGGTTTATGCTTGAAGAAGTTGGAAGAGGGTGAAGTGAAGTAGGTTAATGCTTGAAGAAGTTGGAAGAGGGTGAAGTGAGTTGGTTAATGCTTGAAGAAGTTGGAAGAGGGTGAAGTGAAGTTGGTTAATGCTTGAAGAAGTTGGAAGAGGGTGAAGTGAGTTGGTTAATGCTTGAAGAAGTTGGAAGAGGGTGAAGTGAAGTTGGTTAATGCTTGAAGAAGTTGGAAGAGGGTGAAGTGAGTTGGTTAATGCTTGAAGAAGTTGGAAGAGAGTGAAGTGAAGTTGGTTAATGCTTGAGTTAGTTAGTTGTTGCTTGAATAAGTTGGGTTAAGGTAAAATTGGTTAATTCTTGAAGAAGTTGTAGTAGGATGAAGTGAAGTTGGTTAATGCTTGGAGAATTTTGTAAAGGGGGAAGTgggttaattttggatgaagttgATTAATGCTTGAAGGAGTTGGATTATGGTTAAGTTGGTTAATGCTTGAAGACGTTGAGTTGGTTAATgattgaagaattttgtaaaggGTGAAGTTGGTTAATTCTTGAAGACGTTGAGTTGGTTAATGAGTGAAGAATTTTGTAAAGGGTGAAGTTGGTTAATTCGTGAAGACGTTGAGTTGGTTAATgattgaagaattttgtaaaggGTGAAGTTGGTTAATTTGTGAAGACGTTGAGTTGATTAATgattgaagaattttgtaaaggGTGAAGTTGGTTGATTATTGAAGACGTTGAGTTGGTTAATgattgaagaattttgtaaaggGTGAAGTTGGTTAATTCGTGAAGACGTTGAGTTGGTTAATGAGTGAAGAATTTTGTAAAGGGTGAAGTTGGTTAATTCGTGAAGACGTTGAGTTGGTTAATGAGTGAAGAATTTTGTAAAGGGTGAAGTTGGTTAATTCGTGAAGACGTTGAGTTGGTTAATgattgaagaattttgtaaaggGTGAAGTTGGTTAATTCGTGAAGACGTTGAGTTGGTTAATGAGTGAAGAATTTTGTAAAGGGTGAAGTCGGTTAATGCTTGAAGACGTCGAGTTGGTTAATgattgaagaattttgtaaaggGTGAAGTTGGTTAATGCTTGAAGAGGTTGAAATTGGGTGAACTTAGTTCATTCTTGAAGAGGTTGCTGTATGTAATAGCAGTTTGATAAGCTACAACAATGAAGtctgtatgtaagtgtgtgtgtaattGCTCATTTTGCACGTTCACATACGTATAACGTATTTTATGGTAATTTTGATTACATAAAAATTACTCCCCtagaaatctatataaatatatggttaAGAAAGCTATTAAAGCTATgagaaggctatatatatatatatatatatatgtatgtatatgtatgtatatatgtatatatatatatatatatatatttatatatatatatttatatatatatatatatatatatatttatatatatatatatatatatatttatatatatatatttatatatatatatatatatatatttatatatatatatatatatatttatatatatattatatttatatatatatatatatttatatatatatatatatatatatatatttatatatatatatatatatatattttatatatatatatatttatatatatatatatttatatatatatatatatttatatatatatatatatatatttatatatatatatatatatatatataaattatacatatatatatatatatatatatatatttatatatatatgtatgtatatatattatatatatatatgtatatatattatatatatattatatatatatatatatatatatatatgtatatatatttattatatatatatttatatatattatatatatatacatatatatatatatgtatatatatatatatatatataacgaagtcTTTACAGCCATTTATATTATTAAAACGTTTCATTCACTtacaatgtataatgtataataacTTCAATTACGGaagcttaaaaaaaaatacaactaacTTATTTTAAAACCACCACAAGAAAGGTTTAAATATTAGGGTATAGTGGTCTAGATATTCCACTTTACAAAACCGGCCTTCCATCGAGAGCATAAGTTCCCCGGAGCATATATTAAACAATTTCCCGGCAATTTGTAGGTTTTGAGCATCATCGCCGACACTTtggtgggggggtgggggaggaaCTTTTAATGGGAATTAGGTATCGTGTCAGGTAATACTGACTCGAGCAAGTAAATTATTCCAGGAATTACGATAGCCGGAATATTCGCAAGTGTGGCATTAGCTACATCGCTCTCAACTCCAGCAACGCCGTAACTTGAAGAACCTGACAGTGAgtgtgggaagaagaagaagaagaagaagaagaagaagaagaagaagaagaagaagaagaagaagaagaagaagaagaagaagaagaagaagagggggaaatgagaggtggaggaggagacGGAAAACGAGGAGAAAGGGATGAGTAGATGGAAGAAGAAGCGGAGGAAAATGAGGTTagtaagaagaggaagaggaggaggatattgagaagaacaagaacaagaacaagaagagggGGAAATGAGAGGTGATGGAGAATGGATGagtagaaaaagaaagagaaagtggaGAAATAGGAGGGAAATGAGAGGAGAagtaagaagaggaagaggatgacGAAATTGAGAAAAGAAAGgaaatgggaagaagaagaagaagaagagaaaagcaAAATGATGGATGGAAGCTATAACGTTTGCTGTGTAATCTTTAAAAAATGcacatacttttattattattattattattattattattattattattattattattattataagcccaagggctccaacgggaaactTTTGTAGCATAATAAGGAAGTAAGACATTGTTCCTATTATTATCATATaggctatacatgtatatatatatatatatatatatataatatatatatttatatatatatatatctatattatatatatacatatatatatttatatatataacgaagTATTTATAGCCATTTATATTACTAAAACGTTTCATTCACTTACAACGTATAATGTATAATAACTTCAATTACGGAAGCTTAAAAAATACAACGAACTTATTTTAAACCACCACAAAAAAAGGTTTAAATATTAGGGTATTGTGGTCTAGATATTCCACTTTACAAAACCGGCCTTCCATCGAGAGCATAAGTTCCCCGGAGCATATATTAAACAATTTCCTTGTAATTTGTAGGTTTTGAGCATCATCGCCGACACTTTGGGGGGGCCGGGGGGGGGGAGGAACTTTTAATGGGAATTAGGTATCGTGTCAGGTAATACTGTCTCGAGGAGGTAAATTATTCCAGGAATTACGATAGCTGGAATATTCGCAAGTGTGGCATTAGCTACATCGCTCTCAACTCCAGCAACGCCGTAACTTGAAGAACTTGACAGTGAgtgtgggaagaagaagaagaagaagaagaagaagagggggaaatgagaggtggaggaggagacGGAAAACGAGGAGGAAGGGATGAGTAGGTGAAAGAAGAAGCGGAGGAAAATGAGGTtagtaagaagaggaagaagaagaagatgaagaggggGAAATGGGAGGTGGAGGAGAATGGATGAGTAGAAGATGAAATAGAAAGTGGAGAAATAGGCGGGAAATGAGAGGAGAagtaagaagaggaagaggatggcgaaattgagagaagaagaagaagaagaagaagaagaagagagaagcaaAATGATGGACGGAAGCTATGACGTTTGCTGTGTAATCTTTAAAAAATGCAcatacttttcttattattattattattattattgttgttgctgttgttgttgttgttgttgttattattattattattactattgtaattattattattattattatcattattactgcttAGTGGggtagcccataggtctacctgctgagtcatcatcagccattgcctggcccttcctgttcTTAGTTTGGATGGAGAGATGGGTTAGgcgcattgtcctacttgctagggcagtgtcactgtcccttgcctcttccattcatgagtggcctttgaacctttaagatGTTCCCACTCAGAACCGGATTAACAAACACAAGGGTTACCAAATAAATAGCAAAagatctccaaaatcaaaccattgttctttagccttgggtagtgccatagcctctgtactatggtcttccactgtcttagattagagtccccttgcttgatggtacattcggTCACACTgatctatcttatgtctcttccttttgttttaataatttttttatagtttatttaggaaatatttattctattattgttactattcttaaaacattttatttgaatggttaattactttcatttaacttatttatttcctttcctcactaggctatttttccctgttgaagccctttggcttatagcatcttgcttttccaactagtgttgtagcttagcaagtaataataataataataataataataataataattattattatttatttctttatttcctttcctcactggggtgtttttccctgttggagccctcgggcttatagcagcttggttttccaactacggttgtagctttagcaagtaataataataataataataataataataataataataataataataatttatttcttttatttcctttcctcacggggctatttttccctgttggagccctcgggcttatagcagcttggttttccaactaggattgtagcttaagcaagtaataataataataataataataataataataataataataataataataataaatccactgAATCTGACTAATCTTCAGCAAGGCCAATGAACTCAATGTAGCACTGGCCTATGCAAATTGTCTGGTCCTCAGCGGCCACTTAAAAGGTCTTCAGACTGGACGCCATTAAAGGCCTCCTCAATCAACCAAACAGACGTCCAAGGCCTATCGTAGGACCAATTCCTCCTTCATTTCCATTGGAATTGATAGGATCCTCTCCACACGCCAATGGACGTTCTCTAgccgtgggtagtgccatagcctctgtaccattatctcccactgtcttgggttattctcttgcttgagggtacgatcggtcacactattgtatcttattctcttcgtcttgttttgttaaagttttatagtttgtataggagatattaatttaaagttattactgttcttaagattttttttttcttgtttactttcttcactgtgctatttcccctgctggaccccctgggcttatagcatcctgcttttgcaattggggttgtagcttagcaagtaataataataatactaaaaataataataataataataagttatcagaaaaataaaacatttttcactAGTATAtaaatttgaagaaattttttacAACTTTATTCACTTCATCTTCCGTCATCGGTGATTACGTGTTATCTGTTGCACAGTATTGCTTCAGTTGCCAAAAATATCGGGGCCACAGGGAGTTAGTGTCGTCAGTGCACCGTACACGGTTAACTGTAGGTATTAATTTGTCTTTCCAACGTT from Palaemon carinicauda isolate YSFRI2023 chromosome 5, ASM3689809v2, whole genome shotgun sequence encodes:
- the LOC137640413 gene encoding zinc transporter ttm-1-like, whose translation is MPRGRTDSCGSAGSGSSDELFTRSTSSSQSTHCHDIITEAPGDRKALLKLTLASVLSLVFMVLEYVGGYYSSSLAVLSDAGHLLSDFCGFIVSLVALSLMRRPPSKAMSFGYYRAEVLGSVASVLIVWVVTGLLVAAAVQRLMNPDYNLDPDVMLAMASIGIGINIVIAGILHGCGCSGFYHGAHKSSGKSINVRAALIHIVADTLQTVAVLIAALVVKFKPELKIADPILTFVFALIVIVTTLPIIRDLAHILMEGTPRNVDYMALLNDLEGLPGVRAVHNLHIWSLTLDKNALSAHLVIGGFWNTSEAITLPVWPSSQMLGIS